Proteins co-encoded in one Streptomyces roseochromogenus subsp. oscitans DS 12.976 genomic window:
- a CDS encoding DUF6531 domain-containing protein has product MVDLNPLHYINKFNHMFGDSVASGLEFLGISDPAVDPDGVREIAKKWRHLAQGLDDASTAADQALSGVEWEGKAAKAFHKRSKNARKAAGDMAHSLREGAKALDGFADKAHELLSEIGVILAEIAEYEIAGLALSVLTGGASEVASTLMAGERAMKVVALVGRIEEEGTTLGSVVRGVMEVIRGVERALKALKEIRAVAEVGKLAGEGAKFSAFETLLKDPGAFKDPGKLAGILTEGALMGVGFGVLGKVLGKGLKELGPAALAKLSKSMGLDCAAFERLRLNPGFDKLPASIRNMVKKFVRDPIDVATGDMALTRTDVTLPGVLPLVLERTHISSYRYGGWFGPSWASTLDQRVQADEDGFVYATADGARLCFPRPDTETNIPVRPDTPGSRLTLAWDTDVDGGIRVHDPDTGLSYVFHSPVAAADETAVDVPLQHIQDRNNNRITIEYAEGDVPGAVVHSGGYRIALDHDRARSRIIGLRLIDPAHPDRPGTTLLTFTYDEHGHLVEEFNSSGLPMRYTYDSDGRMTSWTDRNDTTYWYRYDDQGRVIATGGTGGALASTLTYDTATRTTRVTDSFGHTRTYEHNDNLRLIRETDPLGNTICQEWDDDLQLVALTDSLGHITRYTYDDGGHIVLLTRPDDRRIQAVYSELGLPQTITGTDGAEWRREYDERGNLTTVTDPSGAVTRSAYDAAGRLTEVIDALGHTTRIQCNAAGLPEHITGPLGATSRYERNAFGRPVAITDPLGNVTRLEWTVEGKPARRTAPDGSAESWLYDGEGNCISHTNAMGAVSRFEYTYFDLPSARTGPDGVRYEFAHDTELRLTEVTNPQGLTWVYEYDVVGNLVSETDFDGRTLTYRHDAAGRVISRANALGQTAFERNALGQVLRKDAAGQVTMYAFDTMDRLAQATGPDGTTLTVLRDGCGRVRSETVDGRTLTYTYDELGRRTGRTTPTGATTTWSYDAAGRRKGMVASGRTIRFAYDEAGHELARRVGETVSLEHTFDALGRLTTQSVTAAGGRALQHRTYSYRADGNLTDIDDQLSGPRRFDLDAVGRVRAVHAANWAEQYAYDEAGNQTQASWPTDHAGAEATGVREYTGTRITRAGSVRYEHDALGRITLRQKSRLSRKPDTWRYEWDAEDRLASVKTPDGTRWRYTYDPLGRRTAKLRLAEDGETVVERVDFTWDGTTLCEQTTTSPDLPNPVTLTWDHQDLRPIAQTERILAADAPQEEIDSRFFTVVTDLVGTPSELVDEQGEIAWRSRSTLWGATAWAANSTTYTPLRFPGQYYDLESGLHYNYFRHYDPETARYVTPDPLGLTPAPNPTIYVHNPQVSSDHLGLAPDGCRPDVSQREPSDKNGPFAVIGRRPDTGVATDWEGHDVLDMPKESWKVEINDAWVQKIVTEERDVYLASNPTPANRFNELGMPTVFNRELDQFEKAGYIQVGDYLISPGR; this is encoded by the coding sequence ATGGTGGATCTCAATCCGCTGCATTACATCAACAAGTTCAACCACATGTTCGGCGACAGTGTCGCCAGTGGTCTTGAGTTTCTGGGTATTTCGGATCCGGCGGTGGATCCGGACGGGGTGCGGGAGATAGCGAAGAAGTGGCGGCATCTGGCCCAGGGCCTGGATGATGCTTCCACTGCTGCCGACCAGGCCCTGTCGGGGGTGGAGTGGGAGGGGAAGGCGGCCAAGGCCTTCCACAAGCGGTCCAAGAACGCCCGTAAGGCCGCGGGTGACATGGCGCATTCGCTGCGTGAGGGTGCGAAGGCGCTGGACGGCTTTGCGGACAAGGCGCATGAGCTGTTGTCCGAGATCGGTGTGATTCTGGCGGAGATCGCCGAGTACGAGATCGCGGGCCTGGCCCTGTCCGTGCTCACCGGTGGTGCCTCGGAGGTCGCTTCCACGCTGATGGCGGGGGAGCGGGCGATGAAGGTCGTGGCGCTGGTCGGCCGTATCGAGGAGGAGGGCACGACCCTCGGTTCGGTGGTGCGTGGGGTGATGGAGGTCATCCGGGGTGTGGAGCGGGCGCTGAAGGCGCTGAAGGAGATCCGGGCGGTCGCCGAGGTGGGCAAGCTGGCCGGTGAGGGTGCGAAGTTCTCCGCGTTCGAGACCTTGTTGAAGGACCCCGGCGCGTTCAAGGATCCGGGGAAGCTGGCCGGGATCCTGACCGAGGGTGCGCTGATGGGCGTCGGCTTCGGGGTGCTGGGCAAGGTGCTGGGCAAGGGCCTGAAGGAACTGGGCCCGGCGGCTTTGGCGAAGTTGAGCAAGTCGATGGGCCTGGACTGCGCGGCCTTCGAGCGGCTGCGCCTGAACCCGGGCTTCGACAAGCTGCCGGCCTCCATCCGCAACATGGTCAAGAAGTTCGTCCGGGACCCGATCGACGTGGCCACCGGCGACATGGCTCTGACCCGCACGGACGTGACGCTGCCCGGTGTGCTCCCGCTGGTCCTGGAGCGCACGCATATCTCCTCTTACCGCTACGGCGGCTGGTTCGGCCCGTCGTGGGCCTCCACCCTGGACCAGCGGGTCCAAGCGGATGAGGACGGCTTCGTCTACGCCACCGCGGACGGCGCCCGCCTGTGCTTCCCCCGCCCGGACACCGAGACCAACATCCCCGTCCGCCCGGACACCCCCGGCTCCCGACTCACCCTGGCCTGGGACACCGATGTCGACGGCGGCATCCGGGTCCACGACCCCGACACCGGGCTGTCGTACGTCTTCCACTCCCCGGTCGCCGCCGCTGATGAGACGGCCGTGGACGTGCCGTTGCAGCACATCCAGGACCGCAACAACAACCGCATCACCATCGAGTACGCGGAAGGCGACGTACCCGGTGCAGTCGTCCACTCCGGCGGCTACCGCATCGCCCTCGACCACGACCGGGCGCGTTCTCGCATCATCGGCCTGCGCCTGATCGACCCCGCCCATCCTGACCGGCCGGGCACCACCCTGCTCACCTTCACCTACGACGAACACGGCCACCTGGTGGAGGAGTTCAACTCCTCCGGCCTGCCGATGCGGTACACCTACGACAGCGATGGTCGTATGACGTCGTGGACCGACCGGAACGACACCACGTACTGGTACCGCTACGACGACCAAGGCCGCGTCATCGCCACCGGCGGCACCGGAGGCGCTCTCGCCTCCACCCTCACCTACGACACAGCCACCCGCACCACCCGCGTCACCGACTCTTTCGGCCACACCCGCACCTACGAACACAACGACAACCTGCGCCTCATCCGTGAAACCGACCCGCTCGGCAACACCATCTGCCAGGAGTGGGACGACGACCTGCAACTCGTCGCGCTGACCGACTCGTTGGGCCATATCACGCGGTATACCTACGATGATGGTGGCCACATCGTCTTGCTCACCCGCCCGGACGACCGGAGGATCCAAGCCGTCTACAGTGAGCTGGGACTGCCGCAAACAATCACCGGGACGGACGGGGCGGAATGGCGCCGCGAGTACGACGAGCGCGGGAATCTCACCACTGTCACTGACCCGTCAGGAGCCGTGACCAGGTCCGCCTACGACGCAGCTGGTCGCCTCACTGAGGTCATCGACGCACTCGGCCACACAACCCGCATCCAGTGCAATGCCGCTGGCCTTCCCGAGCACATCACCGGCCCCCTGGGGGCAACGAGCCGATACGAACGGAATGCGTTCGGACGCCCCGTCGCCATCACCGATCCGCTCGGCAACGTGACGCGCCTGGAGTGGACCGTTGAGGGCAAGCCGGCCCGACGCACCGCCCCGGACGGAAGCGCCGAGTCGTGGCTTTACGACGGCGAGGGCAACTGCATCAGCCACACGAATGCGATGGGCGCCGTCTCCCGCTTCGAGTACACGTACTTCGACCTCCCGTCGGCCCGCACGGGCCCGGACGGTGTCCGGTACGAATTTGCCCACGACACCGAGTTGCGCCTCACCGAGGTCACCAACCCGCAGGGCCTGACCTGGGTATACGAGTATGACGTGGTCGGCAACCTGGTCTCCGAGACGGACTTCGACGGCCGCACGCTGACGTACCGGCACGATGCCGCGGGCCGTGTCATTTCCCGGGCGAACGCCCTCGGCCAAACGGCGTTCGAGCGCAACGCGCTGGGCCAAGTACTCCGCAAGGATGCGGCCGGCCAGGTCACGATGTACGCGTTCGACACGATGGACCGGCTCGCCCAGGCGACGGGACCGGACGGGACGACGCTGACGGTCTTGCGGGACGGGTGCGGCCGAGTGCGGTCCGAGACGGTCGACGGCCGCACGCTGACGTACACGTATGACGAGTTAGGCCGCCGCACGGGCCGTACGACGCCGACCGGCGCGACGACGACATGGTCGTACGACGCGGCCGGGCGCAGGAAAGGGATGGTGGCTTCCGGCCGGACGATCCGCTTCGCCTACGACGAAGCGGGACACGAACTGGCCCGCCGCGTTGGCGAGACGGTCTCGCTGGAGCACACTTTCGACGCACTCGGGCGCCTGACCACCCAGTCGGTGACTGCCGCAGGCGGGCGGGCGCTCCAGCACCGCACGTACAGCTATCGCGCGGACGGCAACCTGACCGACATCGACGACCAACTGTCCGGCCCCCGCCGGTTCGACCTGGATGCCGTCGGCCGGGTCAGGGCGGTACACGCGGCGAACTGGGCGGAGCAGTACGCCTACGACGAGGCTGGAAACCAGACCCAAGCGTCCTGGCCCACAGACCATGCAGGCGCGGAGGCGACCGGCGTCCGCGAGTACACAGGCACCCGCATCACCCGGGCGGGCAGCGTCCGCTATGAACACGACGCCCTTGGTCGCATCACCCTGCGTCAGAAGAGCCGCCTGTCCCGCAAACCGGACACCTGGCGTTACGAGTGGGACGCCGAGGACCGCCTGGCGTCGGTGAAGACGCCGGACGGCACGCGCTGGCGCTACACCTACGACCCACTGGGCCGCCGTACAGCGAAGCTCCGCCTTGCAGAGGACGGCGAAACGGTCGTGGAGCGGGTCGACTTCACGTGGGATGGCACGACCCTGTGCGAGCAGACCACCACATCCCCCGACCTCCCGAACCCAGTTACCCTGACCTGGGACCACCAAGACCTGCGCCCCATCGCCCAGACAGAACGAATCCTGGCCGCAGACGCTCCGCAGGAGGAAATCGACTCCCGTTTCTTTACCGTAGTCACCGACCTGGTTGGCACGCCAAGCGAACTCGTCGACGAGCAGGGCGAGATCGCATGGCGGAGCCGTAGCACTCTGTGGGGCGCAACGGCCTGGGCGGCCAACAGCACGACCTACACGCCACTGCGATTCCCAGGCCAGTACTACGACCTCGAATCGGGGCTGCACTACAACTACTTCCGTCATTACGATCCCGAAACCGCCCGATACGTTACCCCTGACCCCCTTGGGCTTACGCCCGCACCCAACCCCACTATCTACGTCCACAACCCGCAGGTGTCGTCGGATCATCTGGGACTTGCTCCCGATGGCTGCCGACCTGACGTTTCACAGCGAGAACCATCTGACAAGAACGGGCCCTTTGCCGTAATCGGCAGGCGTCCGGATACTGGAGTAGCCACTGATTGGGAGGGGCATGATGTTCTCGACATGCCCAAAGAATCATGGAAGGTGGAGATCAACGACGCGTGGGTACAGAAGATAGTTACCGAAGAAAGGGATGTTTACCTGGCATCTAACCCGACCCCCGCAAACCGGTTCAATGAGCTGGGAATGCCTACAGTTTTCAATCGCGAACTTGACCAATTTGAAAAGGCTGGGTATATTCAAGTGGGTGACTATTTGATTTCCCCAGGGCGCTAG
- a CDS encoding AMP-dependent synthetase/ligase, protein MSTPFPHAPVSSGTPVSAIDYDGRPVLVEPWVQRLDGAVREVSVPPFVPPVTHGSLAELPFDNAEAAPAQVVLSRKLPDGRWADVTAAQFAEQVLAVAKGLIAEGLVPGDRVAVMARTTYEWTLLDFAAWAAGLVTVPVYPTSSAFQTRWILHDSGAVALITETVAQASAIGPELQHLPDLRHLWVMDKEHVTRLGEAGAQVPDSEVAVRRGMLSPATLATLIYTSGTTGRPKGCALSHGNFFAEVDNAVELLYPVFKDHDEEPSVLLFLPMSHVFGRMVAIACVRARVRLGHAPSLAADDLLPDLAAFKPTALLTIPYMLEKVYNSARANAESGGRVTAFDRAAAVAVRYGEALEARQTGTGSGPSRSLKTARSFYDPLVYRKIRAAMGGRVRYAICGGSPLGRRLAAFYAGAGIEIFEGYGLTETTGATTVTPPLKPRLGTVGWPLPGTRVRIAADGEILVSGDHVLRGYWDPQAGGVVPATRDGWLATGDIGELDDEGYLTITGRKKELLITAGGKSVAPAPLENWLRQHPLISQVMLVGDARPYVSALITLDPDGITHWRQMIGKHPVPRELLVGDPDLEAVLQRAIDEANKLVSRPESIRRFAVLPVDFTEEAGHLTPSMKLRRDQITADFNREVEELYAR, encoded by the coding sequence GTGTCCACCCCCTTCCCGCACGCCCCCGTCTCCTCCGGCACCCCGGTCTCCGCCATCGACTACGACGGCCGCCCGGTCCTCGTGGAGCCCTGGGTCCAGCGGCTGGACGGTGCCGTACGGGAGGTGTCCGTACCGCCGTTCGTGCCCCCGGTCACCCACGGCTCCCTCGCGGAGCTGCCGTTCGACAACGCCGAAGCGGCCCCCGCCCAGGTCGTGCTCAGCCGCAAGCTCCCCGACGGCCGCTGGGCGGACGTGACGGCCGCTCAGTTCGCCGAGCAAGTCCTCGCCGTGGCCAAGGGGTTGATCGCCGAGGGGCTGGTGCCGGGCGACCGTGTGGCCGTCATGGCCCGTACGACCTACGAGTGGACGCTGCTGGACTTCGCCGCCTGGGCCGCCGGCCTGGTCACCGTGCCGGTCTACCCGACCTCCTCGGCCTTCCAGACCCGCTGGATCCTGCACGACTCCGGCGCGGTCGCCCTGATCACCGAGACCGTCGCACAAGCCTCCGCCATCGGCCCCGAACTGCAGCATCTGCCCGATCTGCGCCATCTGTGGGTGATGGACAAGGAGCATGTGACCCGGCTGGGGGAGGCGGGCGCACAGGTGCCGGACAGCGAAGTGGCCGTACGGCGCGGGATGTTGAGCCCCGCCACGCTCGCCACGCTCATCTACACCTCCGGCACCACCGGCCGCCCCAAGGGCTGCGCCCTCTCCCACGGCAACTTCTTCGCCGAGGTCGACAACGCCGTCGAGCTGCTCTATCCGGTCTTCAAGGATCACGACGAGGAACCGTCGGTCCTCCTCTTCCTCCCCATGTCCCACGTCTTCGGCCGGATGGTGGCCATCGCCTGCGTCCGCGCCCGCGTCCGCCTCGGCCACGCGCCGAGCCTGGCCGCCGACGACCTCCTTCCGGACCTCGCCGCCTTCAAACCGACCGCGCTGCTGACCATCCCCTACATGCTGGAGAAGGTCTACAACTCGGCCCGCGCGAACGCCGAGTCCGGCGGCCGGGTCACGGCCTTCGACCGGGCCGCGGCGGTCGCGGTCCGCTACGGCGAGGCGCTGGAGGCCCGCCAGACCGGCACCGGCAGCGGCCCGAGCCGCTCCCTCAAGACGGCCCGAAGCTTCTACGACCCCCTCGTCTACCGCAAGATCCGAGCCGCCATGGGCGGTCGCGTCCGGTACGCCATCTGCGGCGGCTCCCCGCTCGGCCGCCGCCTCGCCGCGTTCTACGCCGGCGCCGGCATCGAGATCTTCGAGGGCTACGGCCTGACGGAGACCACCGGCGCCACGACGGTCACCCCACCTCTCAAACCCCGCCTGGGCACGGTCGGTTGGCCACTGCCCGGCACCCGTGTCCGCATCGCGGCCGACGGCGAGATCCTGGTCTCCGGCGACCATGTGCTGCGCGGCTACTGGGACCCGCAGGCGGGCGGAGTCGTCCCCGCGACCCGGGACGGCTGGCTGGCCACCGGCGACATAGGCGAGCTGGACGACGAGGGCTACCTGACCATCACCGGCCGCAAGAAGGAACTGCTGATCACGGCGGGCGGCAAGTCGGTGGCCCCGGCCCCGCTGGAGAACTGGCTGCGCCAGCACCCCTTGATCTCCCAGGTGATGCTGGTGGGCGACGCCCGCCCCTACGTCTCCGCGTTGATCACCCTCGACCCCGACGGCATCACCCACTGGCGCCAGATGATCGGCAAGCACCCGGTGCCGAGGGAACTCCTGGTCGGCGACCCGGACTTGGAGGCCGTCCTGCAACGCGCGATCGACGAGGCCAACAAGCTGGTCTCCCGCCCCGAGTCCATCCGCCGCTTCGCCGTACTACCGGTCGACTTCACCGAGGAGGCCGGCCACCTGACCCCGTCGATGAAGCTCCGCCGCGACCAGATCACGGCCGACTTCAACCGCGAGGTGGAGGAGCTGTACGCCCGCTGA
- a CDS encoding MaoC family dehydratase — MADRGLSLLLARGALRSPFKRPSPEAAFPRDRLVLPGLRVDLDRLVAYERVCGFPTGDSTLPVTYPHVLGFPLAMRLMSGRDFPLPLLGLVHTSVDIVRHTGLSATGIYELSVHIEGLTPHRRGTEATVVTGMRADGEVVWESRSTYLARHRTGTPAAPRSREEPPAPLPVVAEWRLGGDVGRRYGAASGDRNPIHLHPLTARLFGFPRAIAHGMWTVARCVAAHGGSAGVRAEFRAPVLLPGLVRYGADGQGRFELRDAGGRLHLTGEAVG, encoded by the coding sequence ATGGCGGACCGCGGTCTGAGCTTGCTACTGGCCCGTGGCGCGCTGCGCTCGCCGTTCAAACGGCCCTCCCCCGAGGCCGCCTTTCCGCGTGACCGGCTGGTGCTACCTGGTCTGCGGGTCGACCTGGACCGGCTGGTCGCCTACGAGCGCGTCTGCGGCTTCCCCACCGGGGACAGCACCCTCCCCGTCACCTATCCGCACGTCCTCGGCTTCCCGCTGGCCATGCGGCTGATGAGCGGCCGGGACTTCCCGCTGCCGCTGCTCGGCCTGGTGCACACCTCCGTCGACATCGTCCGGCACACCGGCCTGTCGGCCACCGGCATCTACGAACTCTCCGTGCACATCGAGGGCTTGACCCCGCACCGGCGTGGCACCGAAGCCACGGTGGTCACCGGGATGCGGGCCGACGGGGAGGTCGTATGGGAGTCGCGGAGCACCTACCTCGCGCGGCACCGCACCGGCACACCCGCCGCGCCCCGGTCCCGGGAGGAACCGCCGGCTCCGCTGCCCGTCGTCGCCGAGTGGCGGCTCGGCGGGGACGTCGGGCGGCGGTACGGCGCCGCCTCCGGTGACCGCAACCCCATCCATCTGCACCCGCTCACCGCCCGCCTCTTCGGCTTCCCCCGGGCCATCGCACACGGCATGTGGACGGTGGCCCGCTGTGTGGCCGCCCACGGTGGCTCCGCCGGGGTTCGGGCGGAGTTCCGGGCGCCGGTACTGCTGCCGGGGCTGGTGAGGTACGGCGCGGATGGCCAAGGCCGGTTCGAGCTGCGGGATGCCGGGGGACGGCTGCATCTGACCGGGGAGGCGGTGGGCTAG
- a CDS encoding TetR/AcrR family transcriptional regulator, with protein sequence MGGARSKRMPRAVREQQMLDAAVQIFGQRGYMAASMDEIAELAGVSKPLVYLYLNSKEGLFTACIRREATALTEAVRAGVRTDLPVDRQLWDGLQAFFAHTAEHPDAWSVLHLQARTHGEPFAAEVAAMRTEIVSFVTRLVAIAAREAHRDPDLAEREVAGFAEALVGAAESLATWANATEGVTARQAASTLMNVTWSGLGSLMRGHHWVPPAGED encoded by the coding sequence ATGGGTGGGGCGAGGTCCAAACGGATGCCGCGCGCGGTGCGGGAGCAGCAGATGCTCGACGCCGCCGTGCAGATCTTCGGCCAACGCGGCTACATGGCCGCCTCGATGGACGAGATAGCCGAACTCGCGGGTGTCTCCAAGCCGTTGGTCTACCTCTACCTGAACTCCAAGGAAGGCCTCTTCACCGCCTGCATCCGGCGTGAGGCCACCGCGCTGACGGAGGCCGTCCGCGCCGGAGTGCGCACGGACCTGCCCGTCGACCGCCAGCTGTGGGACGGCCTCCAGGCCTTCTTCGCACACACCGCCGAGCACCCCGACGCCTGGTCCGTCCTGCACCTCCAGGCCCGCACCCACGGAGAGCCCTTCGCGGCCGAGGTCGCCGCGATGCGCACGGAGATCGTCAGCTTCGTGACCCGCCTGGTCGCCATCGCCGCCCGCGAGGCCCACCGGGACCCCGATCTGGCGGAGCGCGAGGTCGCGGGCTTCGCCGAAGCCCTGGTCGGCGCGGCGGAGTCCCTCGCCACGTGGGCCAATGCGACGGAGGGCGTCACCGCCAGGCAGGCCGCGTCCACGTTGATGAACGTCACCTGGTCGGGCTTGGGAAGCTTGATGAGGGGCCACCATTGGGTTCCGCCGGCGGGGGAGGATTAG
- a CDS encoding DUF4229 domain-containing protein, which yields MLRYTLMRLGVFAGCLVVVWGAVYSGIFPRGFGDSNFLWVLLLSLVLSAPISWVVLRKERDRASVQIVDRVDRMKANLEANRSQEDVADDTARAQGEAAASN from the coding sequence ATGCTCCGCTACACGCTGATGCGCCTCGGCGTCTTCGCCGGCTGCCTCGTGGTCGTCTGGGGAGCCGTCTACTCCGGCATTTTCCCGCGCGGTTTCGGCGACTCCAACTTCCTGTGGGTGCTGCTGCTCTCGCTGGTGCTGTCCGCGCCGATCAGCTGGGTGGTGTTGCGCAAGGAGCGTGACCGGGCCTCGGTGCAGATCGTGGACAGGGTCGACCGGATGAAGGCCAACCTGGAGGCCAACCGAAGCCAGGAGGATGTCGCCGACGACACCGCCCGGGCGCAGGGCGAGGCCGCCGCGTCCAACTAG
- a CDS encoding GNAT family N-acetyltransferase, giving the protein MPLTFTLDPAITPALRDGILDLWTDVSNAGGAVGFVPPVTREDVRPELVTHFVAMAEGRHRLLVGCDETGAPAATAFFAYNTHRLQKHWVWLYTVMVHPRHQGKGYGRDLLAAAEDAARTFDGIDAIRLTCRGGTGLERFYGSCGYKEVGRIPAAIRVAPGDDRDDVFMLRPLD; this is encoded by the coding sequence ATGCCCCTTACCTTCACGCTCGACCCCGCCATCACCCCGGCCCTGCGGGACGGCATCCTCGACCTGTGGACGGACGTCTCCAACGCGGGCGGCGCCGTGGGCTTCGTACCCCCCGTGACCCGGGAGGACGTCCGGCCGGAGCTGGTGACCCACTTCGTGGCGATGGCCGAGGGCCGGCACCGGCTGCTCGTCGGGTGCGACGAGACGGGCGCGCCGGCCGCGACCGCGTTCTTCGCCTACAACACGCACCGGCTGCAGAAGCACTGGGTGTGGCTGTACACGGTGATGGTCCACCCCCGGCACCAGGGCAAGGGATACGGCCGTGACCTGCTGGCGGCCGCCGAGGACGCCGCCCGCACCTTCGACGGCATCGACGCGATCCGGCTGACCTGCCGGGGCGGCACCGGCCTGGAGCGGTTCTACGGCTCCTGCGGCTACAAGGAGGTCGGCCGGATCCCCGCCGCCATCCGGGTCGCGCCCGGCGACGACCGCGATGACGTGTTCATGCTGCGGCCGCTCGACTGA
- the mqnE gene encoding aminofutalosine synthase MqnE, giving the protein MDVGLKRELEEKVRSGERLTREDGIALYESDDLAWLGGLAHEVRTRKNGDVVHFNVNRHLNMTNVCTASCAYCSFQRKPGEKDAYTMRIEEAVKLAKAMESENLTELHIVNGLHPNLPWRYYPRSLRELKAALPNVSLKAFTATEIHHFETISGLSASEILDELIDAGLESLTGGGAEIFDWEVRQHIVDHRTHWEDWSRIHRLAHEKGLKTPCTMLYGHIEEPRHRVDHVLRLRELQDETNGFQVFIPLRYQHDFVDMKDGKVRNTLQARTQMATGAEALKTFAVSRLLFDNVPHVKVFWVMHGVQTAQLALQHGADDMDGSVVEYKITHDADNYGTPNKLTREDLLDLIRDAGFRPVERNTRYEIIREYDGPDPARRDSPQPMRV; this is encoded by the coding sequence ATGGACGTCGGGCTCAAGCGCGAGCTGGAGGAGAAGGTCCGCTCCGGGGAGCGGCTGACCCGCGAGGACGGCATCGCGCTGTACGAGTCGGACGACCTGGCGTGGCTCGGCGGCCTCGCGCACGAGGTGCGGACCCGTAAGAACGGTGACGTCGTGCACTTCAACGTCAACCGGCACCTGAACATGACCAACGTGTGCACGGCGTCCTGCGCCTACTGCTCCTTCCAGCGCAAGCCGGGCGAGAAGGACGCGTACACGATGCGCATCGAGGAGGCCGTCAAGCTCGCCAAGGCGATGGAGTCGGAGAACCTCACCGAGCTGCACATCGTCAACGGCCTGCACCCGAACCTGCCGTGGCGGTACTACCCGCGCTCCCTGCGCGAACTGAAGGCCGCCCTGCCGAACGTCTCCCTGAAAGCCTTCACGGCGACGGAGATCCACCACTTCGAGACGATCTCCGGGCTGAGCGCGAGCGAGATCCTCGACGAGCTGATCGACGCCGGTCTGGAGTCGCTGACCGGCGGCGGCGCCGAGATCTTCGACTGGGAGGTCCGGCAGCACATCGTGGACCACCGGACCCACTGGGAGGACTGGTCCCGCATCCACCGCCTGGCGCACGAGAAGGGGCTCAAGACCCCCTGCACGATGCTCTACGGCCACATCGAGGAGCCCCGCCACCGGGTGGACCACGTCCTGCGCCTGCGTGAACTCCAGGACGAGACGAACGGCTTCCAGGTCTTCATCCCGCTGCGCTACCAGCACGACTTCGTGGACATGAAGGACGGCAAGGTACGCAACACCCTCCAGGCCCGCACCCAGATGGCGACCGGCGCGGAGGCCCTGAAGACCTTCGCGGTCTCCCGGCTCCTGTTCGACAACGTGCCGCACGTGAAGGTCTTCTGGGTGATGCACGGCGTGCAGACCGCTCAGCTGGCCCTTCAGCACGGCGCGGACGACATGGACGGCTCGGTCGTCGAGTACAAGATCACGCACGACGCGGACAACTACGGCACTCCGAACAAGCTGACTCGCGAGGACCTGCTGGACCTGATCCGCGACGCGGGTTTCCGCCCGGTGGAGCGCAACACCCGCTACGAGATCATCCGCGAGTACGACGGCCCCGACCCGGCGCGCAGGGACTCCCCGCAGCCGATGCGGGTGTGA
- a CDS encoding Lrp/AsnC family transcriptional regulator: MDAVDRQLIQALRENGRASYAELGRLVGLSGPSVTDRINRLEAAGVITGYRATVNAASLGLGVTALIGISLSDAADHEDVAQRLRDLPEIEDCWFIAGDDSYMLKARAADVDGLERIIRRLSGTKGVSRTRTTIVLSTKWENRVGELPEEV, from the coding sequence ATGGACGCGGTGGACAGGCAGCTCATCCAGGCCCTGAGGGAGAACGGCCGGGCCTCGTACGCGGAGCTGGGGCGTCTCGTCGGCCTGTCGGGCCCCAGCGTCACCGACCGCATCAACCGGCTGGAGGCGGCCGGTGTCATCACCGGTTATCGCGCGACGGTGAACGCGGCCTCGCTCGGCCTCGGCGTCACGGCGCTGATCGGCATCTCGCTCTCCGACGCCGCCGACCACGAGGACGTCGCCCAGCGGCTGCGGGACCTGCCGGAGATCGAGGACTGCTGGTTCATCGCCGGCGACGACTCCTACATGCTCAAGGCGCGGGCGGCGGACGTGGACGGGCTTGAGCGGATCATCCGGCGGCTGTCCGGCACCAAGGGCGTCTCCCGGACCCGTACCACCATCGTGCTGTCCACGAAGTGGGAGAACCGGGTCGGAGAGCTGCCCGAAGAGGTCTAG